The following are encoded together in the Oscillatoria sp. FACHB-1407 genome:
- a CDS encoding Eco57I restriction-modification methylase domain-containing protein: MSIARHHAEWLSLVEASGPFLSLPVLLKTFPTGLDAHDPEHLKLLRSAYEEWQDSQFGLKPEPAIHRAWVEFVLKQTLELPEEVLRSGQQIPSGLNVAIAEQNETLRSDWVVVNPAGTADAGKPRLLVQIVPAEQGLEKPLKGSRWAASPATRMMELLHACNVRLGLVTNGEHWMLVNAPKGETTGFISWYSTLWVEEHLTLRAFRSLLGVRRFFGVDDSETLEALLTQSLTDQQEVTDQLGYQVRRAVEVLVQAIARLDQDQNGTLLKDIAESQLYEAALTVMMRLVFLFCAEERGLLLLGDPIYDQHYAVSTLREQLRSHADQHGEEVLERRSDAWCRLLATFRAVYGGIFHDTLQLPAYGGSLFDPDRFPFLEGRGKGTEWQTSGADPLRINNRIVLHLLEALQILQIRVQGAGVEPRRLSFRALDIEQIGHVYEGLLDHTAVRATSTVLGLVGTRYEEPEVELPELERFQVQGEAALLTWLKEQTGRSPSALKKSLSAEIEPRDQQRLRTACNNDPQLFDRVLPFAGLIRQDTLGYPVVILEGSVYVTEGVDRRQTGTHYTPRNLTEEIVQYTLEPLVFEGVAEGKPKEQWRLRSAAELLQLKICDMAMGSGAFLVQTCRYLAGKLVEAWQQAEAEHPGQVVIAPEGTLSGARPDECPIPKDLDERLLVARRIVADRCLYGVDKNPLAVEMAKLSLWLVTLAKGRPFTFLDHALKWGDSLLGITRAEQIEYLNLNPDNEAVQYPIASQIWRPILQDAIAKRRKLESFSVNGIEDLQEKERLFNEAERAIDRLRFVGDYLIGRALADAGKTSDLTTEDLMVVSQRIEQELAGKATEEQTRDITALKASAERMLNLGNPANQPPRKPFHWLLEFPEVFLEGETKGFAAIVGNPPFMGGTNISGRFGSDYRDYLVNHVADGKRGNADFCAYFLLRCQKLIQNYSALGFVSTTALLEGDTREVCLDQLLQKSYEIIRAVSFQRWSGAASVTYSNIWLYQGKWLAEYVLDNKEVSGITSALTAKTSNLGNPFKLATNSRRSFNGHKIYGEGFVLIPEQAQSLLTKSFINREVISPYMVGQELNAHFSQSPSRWVINFKDWALDAKHDDPENPKGPPYAADYPDCLEIVKQKVKPEREKLKDDNADGRRRKEYWWQYGRIAKALENATKETDKVLAIAAQATKYVAFAFLPKEIVFSHALTILVFNTYDAFAVLSSNLHDIWARQYGSYNLQLLRYAASDCLETFPFPTPDPSDLNNQFPTLNTIGETYYTHRQTVMRERQEGLTKTYNRFHDPNETADDIQKLRELHIEMDREVANAYGWQDLDLGHDFHTTKQGIRFTISETARREVLDRLLELNHQRYAEEVAQGLHDKKKAKGKGQKAKGKKTKAIEPAIVQQGELF, translated from the coding sequence ATGTCTATTGCACGTCATCACGCTGAATGGTTGTCGCTGGTTGAAGCATCGGGTCCATTTTTGAGCCTGCCTGTGCTGCTCAAAACCTTTCCGACAGGATTGGATGCCCATGACCCGGAGCACTTGAAGCTGCTGCGATCGGCGTATGAAGAGTGGCAAGACAGCCAGTTTGGGCTAAAGCCAGAGCCAGCCATTCATCGGGCGTGGGTGGAATTTGTCCTCAAGCAAACGCTGGAGCTACCGGAGGAAGTGTTGCGGAGTGGGCAGCAGATTCCATCAGGGTTGAATGTGGCGATCGCCGAGCAAAACGAAACCCTGCGTTCGGATTGGGTGGTTGTGAATCCAGCAGGGACAGCAGATGCAGGGAAGCCTCGGTTATTGGTGCAGATTGTGCCAGCAGAGCAGGGGTTAGAGAAACCGTTGAAGGGGTCACGTTGGGCAGCGAGTCCGGCGACGCGGATGATGGAGTTGCTGCACGCTTGCAATGTGCGGTTGGGACTGGTGACGAACGGCGAACACTGGATGCTGGTGAATGCGCCGAAAGGGGAAACGACCGGGTTTATTTCCTGGTACAGCACGCTTTGGGTGGAAGAGCATCTGACGCTGCGGGCATTTCGGAGTTTGTTGGGGGTGCGGCGGTTCTTTGGGGTGGATGACTCCGAGACGCTGGAGGCACTGCTGACCCAGAGCTTGACGGATCAGCAGGAAGTCACCGATCAGTTGGGCTATCAGGTGCGACGGGCAGTGGAGGTGCTGGTGCAGGCGATCGCTCGTCTGGATCAAGACCAAAACGGAACCTTGCTGAAGGACATTGCTGAGTCGCAGCTTTATGAGGCGGCACTGACGGTGATGATGCGGCTGGTGTTTCTCTTTTGTGCCGAGGAACGGGGACTGCTGCTGTTGGGCGATCCGATTTATGACCAGCACTATGCCGTATCTACTCTGCGGGAGCAGTTGCGATCGCACGCGGATCAGCATGGGGAGGAAGTGTTGGAGCGGCGATCGGATGCTTGGTGTCGGTTGCTGGCGACATTTCGGGCAGTGTATGGCGGTATCTTTCACGATACGTTGCAGCTTCCAGCCTATGGCGGGAGTTTGTTTGACCCCGATCGCTTTCCGTTTTTAGAGGGGCGAGGCAAGGGGACAGAGTGGCAGACGAGTGGGGCTGACCCGCTGCGGATCAATAACCGAATTGTGTTGCACTTGCTAGAAGCGTTGCAGATTCTGCAAATTCGGGTGCAGGGTGCAGGTGTGGAGCCGCGTCGGTTGTCGTTTCGGGCGTTGGATATTGAGCAAATTGGGCACGTCTATGAAGGCTTGCTGGATCATACGGCGGTACGAGCGACTTCAACGGTGTTGGGGTTAGTGGGAACCCGCTATGAGGAACCAGAGGTTGAATTGCCTGAGCTAGAGCGGTTTCAGGTGCAGGGCGAAGCAGCATTACTGACTTGGTTGAAGGAGCAGACGGGGCGATCGCCTTCTGCGTTGAAGAAATCGTTGAGTGCAGAGATTGAGCCACGCGACCAGCAGCGATTGCGGACGGCTTGCAACAATGACCCGCAACTATTCGATCGCGTCCTTCCCTTTGCGGGGTTGATTCGGCAGGATACGCTGGGCTATCCGGTGGTGATTCTGGAGGGGTCGGTGTATGTGACAGAGGGGGTCGATCGCCGTCAGACTGGGACACACTACACACCGCGCAATCTAACGGAGGAGATTGTACAGTACACGCTGGAGCCGTTGGTGTTTGAGGGTGTGGCAGAGGGCAAGCCAAAGGAACAGTGGCGGTTGCGATCGGCGGCGGAATTGCTGCAACTGAAGATCTGCGATATGGCGATGGGAAGTGGGGCGTTTTTGGTGCAGACCTGTCGCTATCTGGCTGGAAAGCTGGTGGAGGCATGGCAACAGGCGGAGGCAGAGCATCCGGGGCAGGTGGTGATTGCGCCAGAGGGAACGCTGTCGGGGGCACGTCCAGACGAATGCCCAATTCCAAAAGATTTGGATGAGCGGTTGCTGGTGGCGCGACGAATTGTAGCCGATCGCTGTCTCTATGGAGTAGACAAAAACCCATTAGCCGTTGAGATGGCGAAGCTATCGCTGTGGCTGGTGACGCTGGCAAAGGGGCGACCGTTTACGTTTCTGGATCATGCGCTGAAGTGGGGTGATTCGCTGTTGGGCATTACTCGTGCGGAACAGATCGAGTATTTGAATCTGAATCCAGACAATGAAGCGGTGCAGTACCCGATCGCCTCTCAAATTTGGCGACCGATTTTACAGGATGCGATCGCCAAACGCCGCAAGCTGGAAAGTTTTAGCGTCAATGGCATTGAAGATTTACAGGAAAAGGAACGACTGTTTAACGAGGCAGAACGGGCGATCGATCGGCTTCGGTTTGTGGGGGATTACTTGATTGGTAGAGCGTTGGCAGATGCCGGGAAAACGTCTGATTTGACGACTGAAGATTTGATGGTGGTGTCGCAGCGGATTGAACAGGAGTTAGCAGGAAAAGCAACGGAAGAACAAACGCGAGACATTACGGCACTCAAGGCAAGTGCAGAACGAATGCTAAACCTGGGAAATCCAGCAAATCAACCGCCACGAAAACCGTTTCATTGGTTGCTGGAGTTTCCCGAAGTGTTTTTGGAAGGTGAAACGAAGGGATTTGCAGCGATCGTTGGCAATCCACCTTTTATGGGAGGAACAAATATATCAGGTAGGTTTGGATCAGATTACCGAGATTACTTGGTTAATCATGTTGCAGATGGCAAAAGGGGGAATGCAGACTTTTGCGCCTATTTTCTATTGAGATGTCAAAAACTGATTCAAAATTATAGCGCGTTAGGTTTTGTATCTACTACTGCGCTCTTGGAAGGAGATACTCGTGAAGTTTGCCTAGATCAACTTCTTCAAAAAAGTTATGAAATTATTAGAGCTGTTTCTTTTCAGCGTTGGTCAGGTGCTGCTAGCGTAACCTATTCTAATATTTGGTTATATCAAGGAAAGTGGTTGGCAGAATATGTTCTGGACAACAAGGAGGTTAGTGGAATTACGTCTGCCTTAACGGCTAAAACCTCTAATCTAGGTAATCCTTTCAAGCTTGCTACAAATTCTAGAAGATCCTTCAACGGTCATAAAATATATGGAGAAGGATTTGTTTTAATTCCAGAACAAGCACAGTCGTTACTGACAAAAAGCTTTATTAATAGAGAAGTTATTTCCCCTTATATGGTTGGGCAGGAATTAAATGCTCACTTTAGTCAATCTCCTAGTCGCTGGGTAATTAACTTTAAAGACTGGGCTTTAGATGCTAAACATGATGATCCTGAAAACCCCAAAGGTCCTCCATATGCAGCAGATTATCCTGACTGTTTGGAGATAGTGAAGCAAAAAGTAAAGCCGGAAAGAGAAAAATTGAAAGATGATAATGCGGATGGAAGAAGGAGAAAAGAGTATTGGTGGCAATATGGGCGTATAGCAAAAGCACTCGAAAATGCAACTAAGGAAACAGATAAGGTCTTAGCTATTGCAGCCCAAGCAACTAAATATGTAGCTTTTGCATTTCTTCCTAAAGAAATTGTCTTTTCTCATGCTCTAACAATTCTTGTGTTCAATACTTATGATGCATTTGCTGTTTTAAGTAGCAATTTGCATGACATATGGGCTAGGCAATATGGTTCGTATAATTTGCAGTTACTGCGTTATGCAGCATCAGATTGTCTTGAAACCTTCCCTTTCCCTACACCCGATCCCTCAGATCTCAACAATCAATTCCCAACCCTCAACACGATCGGCGAAACCTACTACACCCATCGTCAGACAGTCATGCGCGAACGGCAGGAAGGGCTGACCAAAACCTACAACCGCTTCCATGACCCCAATGAGACAGCGGATGATATTCAGAAATTACGAGAGTTGCACATTGAGATGGATCGGGAGGTAGCAAATGCCTACGGTTGGCAAGACCTCGACTTAGGGCACGATTTCCACACTACTAAACAAGGCATCCGCTTCACCATCAGCGAAACCGCAAGACGCGAAGTACTCGATCGGCTGTTGGAGTTGAATCATCAACGGTACGCCGAGGAAGTTGCTCAGGGTTTGCACGATAAGAAGAAGGCAAAGGGCAAGGGGCAGAAGGCAAAGGGGAAGAAAACTAAGGCGATCGAGCCAGCAATCGTGCAGCAAGGTGAATTGTTCTAA
- a CDS encoding endonuclease/exonuclease/phosphatase family protein, with amino-acid sequence MKIATYNLRCGGKAGQRVHWTQIFEVANPDIFLVQETCHPQQYVNSRFWEVHSNQVQWAKVGNNAWGSAVFVRAGLVNKIEVPQFEGNVVGVEVEGFAWSPTRTKKLRVISIHAPAPYKPSVNRILDWLATLSDDADLIIGGDFNLTVGVRHSGEQQQDQDLWLLERLRKEFGLMSCWQAANPNRNLVQTLRWSRDKATPYHCDGIFVPAAWYRYLDKCEVLTSPMWEELSDHNPVIATFSTDTGEVLAHPPLTNFASTSTIDRSEKQ; translated from the coding sequence ATGAAAATTGCAACCTACAATCTTCGATGTGGTGGAAAGGCAGGTCAGCGTGTCCACTGGACTCAAATTTTTGAGGTTGCGAATCCTGATATCTTCCTGGTGCAGGAGACCTGTCATCCCCAGCAGTATGTGAACAGTCGTTTTTGGGAGGTTCACTCTAATCAAGTGCAGTGGGCAAAGGTTGGAAACAATGCTTGGGGGAGTGCTGTATTTGTCCGAGCAGGTTTGGTCAACAAAATTGAGGTTCCTCAGTTTGAGGGAAATGTGGTTGGAGTAGAAGTGGAAGGCTTTGCGTGGTCACCTACCCGAACAAAGAAGTTACGGGTGATTAGCATCCATGCACCCGCCCCTTATAAACCCTCGGTAAATCGAATTCTTGATTGGCTTGCCACCCTCTCTGATGATGCAGATTTAATCATTGGAGGGGACTTTAACCTGACGGTTGGGGTGCGTCATTCGGGTGAACAGCAGCAGGATCAGGATTTATGGTTGCTGGAGCGATTGCGGAAAGAGTTTGGCTTGATGAGTTGCTGGCAGGCAGCGAACCCGAACCGTAATCTTGTGCAAACGTTGCGCTGGAGCCGTGACAAAGCGACACCTTATCACTGTGATGGCATCTTCGTTCCGGCTGCTTGGTATCGCTATCTGGATAAGTGTGAAGTTCTAACATCTCCAATGTGGGAGGAGTTGAGTGACCATAACCCCGTAATAGCAACGTTTAGCACTGATACAGGAGAAGTGTTAGCTCACCCTCCCCTCACAAATTTTGCATCTACCTCAACTATTGACAGAAGTGAGAAGCAATAA